Within the Leptospira ryugenii genome, the region ACTCTTCAAAGAAGAAATAAAACAAGTAGAAGATGAATTATCAGAAGAAGAGAAAAGAGAGAATGAATACACTGAAAAGATTCGATCTGGCCTCGTTGAAGTGTTTAAATGGGAATATTATAAGAACGGTCGAAATCTGGAAAAAATCCTATTAACACATCCCATCCCTAGGGTACGTTCGGCTGCAGCACTTGCTTTGGGTCGATTAAAGACAGGTAGGTTGAGCTTACAGAAAGCTATAGACAAAGATGGATACCAAGTTCGTCCCTCTGCTTACAAAGCCTTATCTGAGATAGGTGACAAAAGGTCGATTTCATATTTTTTCGAGGGCACTCGAGCTGAAGACATTGAAGTGATTGCAGCTAGTTTCGAAGGACTAGGCAAAACAAAAGATCCAAGTGGTAGAGAACTACTGTTAACAAATGGTATCTCTTCAGAATATGTTGTAGTAGTTGCCAGTTCCCTTCGCGGACTAGGGTATCATCAACTCAATAGTGATATTCCAGTCTTTGAAAGATTTCTCAAATCCGCTGAAGAGAATGAGTTGCGTGAAACTGCCATTGATGCATTGGCAATCCATGGTAGCAGAGAAGCACTGAGAGTATTAGAAACGGAATTTAAAGAACAGCCAAATTTTTCTGAAAGAATTCTCGAATCTATTGGAAAAAATAAAAGTCTCTCAGCAACTTTTGCTCTGATTCGATTAAACGAAAGTACAGAAGATCCCAAGTTAACAGGCTACATCGGTGAGTTACTTTTAAAACGTAAGGCGTTTGGAAAATATGCCTTTATTACAATTTCTGATGATTATCTTCGTTTGGAACCAAACGAGAGATCCAAAGCAATCTCATATGTAAAAGAAAAGGACATTGCGGTCGTATTGAAAGAATCTCCAAAAGAATATTCAATCCGGATCAATGAAGAAATTGTTACGGATAAATACTACCAACTCAAAATGGAATCTTCAACACCCGGAACTCGCGGACAATATGTGAATGGTTGGATATTCGGATCTAAACTCGAACTCATTGAAGTGAAAAGTTTGGGTGCAAATAAAGAAGCAAAGTATACCAATCTTAATAAAAAGAAAAAGCATCAAAATATATTCAACCCGATCGAAAACAAAAACTAAAAAGGCTTTGTTAGGTTATTAGCTAATGTCGTCGGAAATAGTTGAACTTCCCCTTTTTTTAGTGGTACCTTTGGGATCATCCAATGCAGACCACAAAAAAAGGGTAAAATGAATTTTGAAAAGAACATCACTCCTGCCACATCGAAGCCAGTAGATGCTATGATCATAACTCCAGGGAATTTGCTTTTATAAATTTTTCGCATCATCCATAATCCTGAGGTTTGAGTTTCCATCGTTACATCGGAGATCACGACATCAAAATTTGGATCTGACTGAAAAACGGTCCAACCTTCTCTAGCGTCACGTGCTCTCACAGATTGTATACCTTTAGTATCAAAAAAGAGCTTTAAATTATTTGCATATTTATCGTTATCATCAACGATCAGAACTCTCATCAAATTTGAACCTCGGCATCCAAAAATTGGCTATCGTATAACTTTCTATATATACCATTTTTTTCTAGTAGAGAATCATGATCTCCCATTTCTTTCACTTCACCGTCTTCTATGACAACGATATTTTTTACCCGGCGAATAGTTGATAGTCTATGAGCGATGATAAAAGTAGTCCGATTTTTAAACAATCTTTCCAAAGCACGGGTAACCAATCTTTCGGATTCAGCATCGAGGGCACTAGTTGCTTCATCCAAGATCATGATTTCTGGGTTTCGCAACAGGGCTCTCGCAATTACCAATCTTTGCCTTTGCCCGCCACTTAGATCGAGACCTCTAACCCCAATCATAGTATCATATCCTTTTTCTAACTTCATAATGAAATCATGAGCATTTGCTAATCTTGCAGCTCTGATGATATCTTTTCTGGAAGAAGCTTTAGTCCCATAGGCAATGTTATCTGCTACAGTTCCATGGAATAAAAATATTTCTTGGGTAACGATTCCAATTTTGGAACGCAATGATTTTAAAGATATCTCTCGGATATCCTTACCATCGATTGCAATTTTTCCTTGAGAGGGATCAAAAAATCGAGGAATCATATCCATCAATGTAGACTTCCCACTTCCACTTGTACCTACGAAGGCGTAAGAATCTCCTAATTTTATATCTAAGTTGATACCTTTTAAAATTTCTTGGTTAGTGCCTGGGTATGAAAAATGCAAATTCTCAAATAGTATGCCTTGTTTTATTTCTGTAAGATCGATTTTATTTGTTTCTTCTTCGATATCAGACTCTCGATCTATCAATTCAAAAATTCTCTTTCCAGCCGCATTCGCTTGTGTAATCTTACCAACCATTTGTGACAACTGTGTCAATGGTCGCAATAGAAAGAGTATAATTAAAAGGAAAGTCATGAACTCACCTTGAGAAAACTTTCCAGAATATATAAATTTTGCTCCAAGTGCAAAATATCCAAGAACTACAATAGAGGAAGTTAACTCTACTAAACTCGGCGCTAATTGTAGATAAAACTGTCCTTTAAAATTCCGTTTAAAAACTCTATCGTTTATATGGGTGAATTTTTTTATTTCAGATACTTCTTGCCTGAATGTGCGAATCACTTTAATGCCAGAGATAAATTCTTGGATGTGTCCATTTAGATCAGCTAACTTTTCTTGTAACCTAGTTGTTGAGGTCGAAATTTTTCGAGTGAACAAAGTAACAGGGAGTATAACGAGAGGTATTGTAATGCAGGCTAGCACTAGTAGCTCGGTATTCATGTAAATTAGTATTAGAAGATGGGTTATGACATAAAAGAAATTGATCGTTGCATCGCGAAAGTTACTAGAAATTACTGCTGCAACGATTTCCGCATCATTGATTACACGGCTCATGATTAAGCCTGTTTTTTCTTTGTAAAAATATGTTAATGGTAATCTTTGGACTTTTTCAAACAGCTCTTGCCGAATATCTCTAACCGCCCTATATCCTGCCGTTGCTATACAAAAAACTGAAATTAGATAGGTAAGCATCTTTAGCAGATATAATGGAAATACCGCTATACATACAGCCCAAACAATCTCACGTGGATTCATGTCTTTGGTAAGAAAGTTCAATCGTAGTTTAATCGAGATAATCACTCTTTTGATGCGATCAAGACCATCAAGGAATTCTTCTCCCATATAGATTTCTTCTACTAAGATAGTTTTTTCCTGATTAGTAAGTTCAAAATGTAACCTTTTTGTTGAATCTCCTCCCAAGGAGTCAAACAGAGGTACTAATGATGTGAGTGAAATACCATTTAAAATAGCAGTTAATAAAGCAAATACCAAACCAAGAAGGAATCGATTGCGATAATGCAATGAATATGACATGAGTCGCAAAAAATACTTCATTTGGATACCAACTCACAAAAGTTACCGATCATCTCTTTACCGTATTCTGTTAAGATAGATTCGGGATGAAATTGAATACCATACACATTTTCAAGATTCATCGAAGAAAAACCCATTATAAATCCATCTTCTGTCTCTGCAGTTATTTTAAGCTCTTTTGGAAAATTATTTTTTGATACAATCCAAGAATGGTAACGATTTACCTGGATAGGATTCGGAATGCCTTTAAAGATTTCATTTCCTGCGTGTTGTATTTTTGATACTCGGCCATGAAAAATTTCCCTGGATTGTTCAAGGTGTGCGCCAAAGGCTTCGGCAATCGCCTGGTGGCCTAAACATACTCCCAATAATGGTTTTTTGCCTAGCAAAGCCTGTATGTGTTGCATCAACAATCCAGAGCTTTTAGGCAATCCAGGTCCCGGAGAGAGTACCACTGCCGAGACCGTTTCGAGAGGAGGAAGAGGATCATCATTTTTGATGACTTGAACCTGGATAAATTCACTTATATATTGATAAAGTATATAAGTGAATGAGTCATAATTATCAATGAGTAGAATCACAAATTGATTGGTTATTTCCTGATTACAAATTTGGACTTTCGATACCTACTCCATCATTTAAAAATTTAGAAATGATCACCCTTTGGATTTGGGATGTTCCTTCATAAATTTGGAAGATTTTTGCATCTCTCATTAGTTTTTCAACAGGATATTCCTCGTTAAATCCATACCCACCAAAGATTTGCACTGCATCCGTAGCCACTCTCATTGCCATATCAGCGCAAAAGACTTTTGCAATCGAAGCTTGGTAAGTGTTACGCATTTTGTTATCAATCAACCATGCGGCTTGCCAGCACAACAAACGACCGGCTTCAATATCTCTTGCCATATCGGCAATCATGAAAGAAATACCTTGGTTTACAGAAATGGGTTTTCCGAAAGCATTTCTAGTATTGGCATATCGAATCGAGTGGTCGAGGGCAGCCTTTGCAACGCCAACGGCACCGATGGCCACGGCAGGTCTTGTTTGGTCAAAAGCACCCATTGCAATCTTAAATCCATCACCTTCTTTGCCTATAAGCTGAGATTTGTGAACCTTTACATCCTCAAAGGTTAAACCCCTTGTATCAGAACAACGTTGGCCCATATTCTTTTCTTTTTTTCCAAGAATGATGCCTGGAGTTTTTGCATCTACGATAAAGCCAGTCATACCTTTATGACCTGCTGTCGGATCAGTTTTTGCTAATACAAAAAACCAATCCGCATGACCTGCGTTAGTAATCCACATCTTGGATCCATTGATTACATAGTCATCACCAACACGTTTCGCCGTCGTTCTAATACTAGCCACATCTGATCCAGCACCTGGTTCAGTCACAGCATATGCTGCCAGAGTAAAGGTATCATTCATAGGCTGGATGAATTTTTTCATGATTTCATCACTTGCGCCTAAAAGAACCGGTGCTAAGGCTAAATTGTTTGCCAAAATAGCTGTAGCCATTCCGGAACAAGCATAGAAAAGCTCTTCCGAGGCTATGAGTTCATCCAAAACTCCCAAACCGGACCCACCATATTCGACCGGAATGTGCATATTCATCAATCCAACTGCATGTGCTTTTTTCAAAATCTCTTTCGGGAATTCTCCCGTGTGATCATGATATTCTGCTTTGGGAGCCATTTCATTTTTTGCAAAATCTCTCGCTAAATCTCGGAGCGCTTTTTGTTCATCGGTAATGGAAAATTCGATCATGGGGTGCCCTAACTTGTTTTTTTTACAGTACTTCGTTCAATTGTCCTAACGTCAAGAAACTCGATCTGTTGGTAAATCTGTTGAAAAATCCTATCTTTCAAAAAAATGTGCAAAGGGAGCTTACTTATGTCAGGACACTCGAAATGGGCTACGATACGCAGAAAAAAAGGCGCACTTGATGCAAAGAGGGGAGCTATCTTCACTCGGATTGCAAAGGAGATATCGGTCGCAGCAAAAGAGGGTGGAGGAGATGTAGAAGGCAATCCAAGACTCCGGTTGGCGGTCACAAAGGCAAAAGCTGCCAACATGCCAAAGGACAATATCGAGCGAGCCATTAAAAAAGGAACCGGCGGCTTGGAAGGCATGGTTTATGAAGAATGCCTTTATGAATGTTACGCTCCTGGTGGAGTTGCTCTCATGGTCGATGCTCTCACCGATAAAAAATCTCGCACAACGCCAGAAATTAAGAGCATCCTCACAAAAATGGGTGGATCCTTGGCAAACTCAGGTGCCGTTTCTCGCCTATTTGAACGCAAAGGCCAAATCACTCTGAAAGTGGAACAAATCTCCGAAGAGGCTCTCTTCGACCTTGCTTTAGGAGCAGGAGCAGAAGATATCCAAGGAAGTGATGGCATCTATACCATTCTTACGCCACCAAACGAGTATGAAGCTGTGCAATCCGCATTGACCACAAAAGGTCTAACAATGGAAGAATCTGAAATAAAATACATTCCAATGACAACCGTGGAAGTCAATGACAAGGAAACTGCAGAGAAAATCATCAAGCTAATCGAGAATTTGGAAGCGAATGATGATGTCCAGAGTGTGAGTGCAAATTTTGAGCTCGGGGAAGGGATTGAATTATAAAATTACAGCCGGCAGTGCTTTGCCGGCCTAAAATCATTATTTCTTAACCAGACCGAGTAGATACACTAGCACGATAGAGCCTCCCAAGGCGATTGCGATATCGGCTATAACCCCACTGCCACTTAAGCCTATAAATTGAGCCAAAAGACCGCCCAAAAAAGACCCAATCACTCCGATGACGAGATTTGCAATGAGACCAAATCCTTTTCCTCTGAGTATTTTTCCAGTTAGCCAGCCAGCGATGGCACCCACCAATAAAAATAGAATAAAACTTTTTACATCCATGGTATCCGAGTTGTTTTCTCCTTGAATGTGCTCTATCATATCTAAGTCGCATTGCGAAGTAAATCAATTCTGAAGGCGAGTTTTGAAAAATCAAATCTTCACAGGTCCCTATTACTACGGTATGAAAGATTTGGATGTATTTAAAAAAACATTCATAGATGAAAATCGTGGGAAACCATTGTTCCTAATCCGTTTCGAAAACATAAGCCATATCGAGATCAATCCATTTTTAGATCTTTTAAGAGGTGAGTTTTATTCCTGTCTTGATTTGGAGGATATTTCTTTTGGTTTTCATTACTATGAAAAAAAAGGCATTCTTTTGATGGGCATTGCACCCCTCTTTGAATGGAACATTGAAAAGTTTCCGAACATAGAAAATTCAGTTGGTAAGTTCCAACAAGAGTGCATCCGCACAAAAATCGCTGTCTTTCATTTTGGTGTCTCACGCACGCAATCCAACTTTATATCAACAAGTGACGAAATCTTTGAAGAACTATTTAAATCCTCAGAAAAGAATTTAAATGATAACCTAGTCCGCTGGAGCTGGACTTACTACAACAAAGCAAATACATATATCTCTGGCTCAGTTCATGAGGCGATGATACAACCGACTGTCATTTACAATCCAAAAACAAAGATCTATTCGGTAAAAGGTGGCGAGGTCTTTGTTGGTGGAGGTGCTTACTTTGGATATAAAGATTTAATCAATGATATACCCAATGACCAAGATATCAATCGTATAGAATTGTTGATCCTAGAAAAGTTAATCATAGCTTGCGATGGAGCACCTGGTCTCTTAAAGTTTAATATATCTCCTCAGTCATTAATAGATACATTCTCTAGCAAAGAGAAAGTAGACAAACTAAACAAATTAATCAGAAACAAAAATCTCCTCACTGAAAACGTACGTTTTGAACTAGTTGAAAAGCCCTATGATGATTCGCAACACTCGCTGAAAGATGTGTGCCAGGCATTTTATGACCATGGAATGAGTTTTGCAGCAGATGACTTTGGAGTCAAAAGTCAATCCCACCAAATCGTTCTGGATTTAGGTATAATGATTAAAGAATTTAAGTTAGATCCGATCAGTTTTAAATTTAAAATTGAAGAAGATCAGATCAAATTTTTAGATAATTTAGCATTTATTGATTATTGCAAAAGACTTGCAGATAACCGAGAAGCAGTCATTACCGCGGAGGCGGTGGAGGATTTTGACACTTTGAGATTTTTAATGGAACACCAAATCTATCAGTTCCAAGCAAATATACTTTTTGGAAAAATGCCGGTCAGTGATTATAGACGAGATTTTGAACTTTTACAAACTATTCCTGAGGATGTAGTGAAAGAAGTACTAAACGACAAAATTTTATCAGAAAAACAAAAACAACATGGAAATGTTTTCCGCGTTGCATTGGAAGCGGGACTGATCTAAACTTATACAAATTATGCATTTCATAATGGCTATCGAAAATGACCCGATTGCTTCTTCGGAGCTTGAACTGATTTTTCAAGGGCTGAGACAGCGGGTAGTCATCACAAAATTCACTCAAACAGTAAAAGAATACGTAAAGTCTTCCAATCCCGATATTATTTTGATGGGCCTTTCTTTTAAGGATAAAAAGGAATTAGAGTTTGTCTTGGAGTTGCGAAAAGATGTGATCACACAGTCCATTCCAATCTTAGCTTTGATTCCGAAGGATGATGACACGTTCAAACAAAATATGAAACCTTTAGGTTTTACAGATTTTATGGTGAAGCCATTATTCAAACAGCCGTTACTCGACAAAATCCATAACTTGATAGAAGAGTATAAATTTGGTGAAAATAGTAAGACTAGAGATAATGTTTCTTTTGTAATTGTTGATCGAAGCCATGGAAAAGTTTTTTTCCAATGCAGGGCCAATCTCAAACGTTATGTTTTCCCAGAGTTCAAACGTATTTTTACACCTAATTTTCTCAAATCCATCGTTGGAGAATACATCTGTTTTGATATACGCGCTGTTCCTGATGTTGGAAAAGAAGAAGTAGAAGTATTTGAACGAATCGTAAAGATCTTTATCGGTAAAGACAAGATTTCTATTGTCTCGGGAAGGCATATGGGTGCTTTTGTCGAACATGCACAAGAGGACGAAAGAATCATTGTGTTCATGGCGCCGAACGAATTTGATGAATATGTAAAAGTAGAAGAGCATAAAAAAGAAGATGCTCGTAAAAAAGAGAAAAAAGAAAAGTTTGAAGAAAAAGCTCCTGTAGCTGCGACCACAGCGCCAGGCGAGGAAACGCCTCCTTCCGAGGCAATGGCAACAGAACCTTCTTCCCAAGAAGTTGAACCAGCAGCAGAAGCATTAGAAGAGAACCAAGAAACATGAACTATAAACGAGAAATCATAGACCTAAGTGGTGGAAAGGGAGAGATTATCAACCTTCAGTTGAACGATCAAAACTCCCTAACTGGAAGTAATATGAAAGAGTTGGGAGCTATTCTTCGAGAGATACAGAATGACCCAAGTAAAAAAGGTGTGATCATTTCTTCAGAAAATGAAAAATTCTTTTGTAATGGACTGGATGCAGACAATCTATTAAACACCCCCAAAGACAAATTATTAGATGAAGTTGGTGGTATTGTTATTCTTTTTGGGGAGTTAGTTTCTTTTGACAAACCTTTGATCGCAGAAGTAACAGGACATGCCATGGGTGGTGGTGCTGTGATCACAGTAGCTTGCGATTTTAAATATATGTTAGATGGAAAAGGTAGAATCGGTTTTACAGAAGTGAATGTCGGATTGCCTCTACCCGGAAGTTTCATAGACAAAATCAAAATGTGTGTCAGCGGGAGCTATTGGTCTGAAGTTTGCCTCGAAGGAAAAACTTACAAAGGACAAGAAGCAAAACAGATCGGCTTGATTGATGAAATTGCTGCAAATAGAGAAGAGATTCGAAAATTATCTCTCAAAAAATTGGATACATTATCCAAGATTCCTTCTACTGCTTATCGAAGCACAAAAAACGTGTTAAACGGTGCTTTGATTGCAAAACTTGATACCTATGCAAAAGAAACGACTGATGCGTTTAAACAACCAGGGGTCACAGAAAATTTATTAGAAGCAATGACTGCATTGAAAGAAAAACGAAGACCTGTTTTTAAATAAGAAACGAATAGTCTTGCGCGTAAGCCCAGGATAAAAATCATGAGATCGGATGCGGGGACTGGTTTTTTTTCTATATCTTTTTACAATTCTTCTAAGTGCGCAACTTTTCGGAAATGATCTCCCACCAGGATTTGTACTAAGAGAAGCCTATGCTTGGCCAGTCAAAGGCTACTCTCAAATCACCGGTACCTTTGGTGAATTTCGAACCGGCCATTTTCACATGGGTCAAGATTTTTCCACGGGAGGAAGGATTGGAATACCCATTCTAGCTGTCGCCGATGGAAAAGTGACACGAGTGCAAAGAAAATGGAATTCGATTGGATATGCTGTTTTTGTTCAACACGATGATGGGATCACATCCCGATATGGGCATTTACATAAATTTGCACCCAAAATTATCAAACAAATTTTAAAATCTAAACAAGCGAGACGATTCAAAGACAGGGTTGATTTTGATATTGTTCTGCCTGAAGCCATCGATGTTAAAAAAAGTGAAATGATTGCTTTATCTGGTGATACTGGAGTCGGACCTCCTCACTTGCATCTCGAACTCTTCAAAGACAATGTATATTACAACCCAGTTCATTTCGGATTGGGATATCGCGAAGCCGAAGAAATTATCTTTGAAGCACTGCGACTGACACCAGAAACTTCACGCACCTTTATCAATGGAAAGAATGAACCCCTCGATATTCCATTTGTTCACTCCGGCAATAATCGATATTATCTGAATGATTCACAAACTATATTGATCCAGGGAAAAGTTGGAATCCAAGTTTCAATCCACCAAAGATCGAATAATAGTCGATTGGGTATTAGGTCACTTAATCTCAGCTTCGATAACCAAACCTTACAGGGGTTTGATTTATCTAGGATATTGAAGGATCATTCCCGTAAAAATGTATTACTATACGATACTCGATTGAGTAGACCCGATGGAAATCCTTTCTCTTATTTTTTACATGCGAAGGACGGAAATGATCTCTTAGGTTTTTTAAGACTCGAAAGAGAACAAGGATTAATTGATAGTGAACGTTTCAAATCTGAGGATGGAAAAGAAGTTTCCATCAAAGCGACAGGACAGGGTAACCAAGAAGCCTTCGCGTATTTCAAAATTGCAAAAGACCAAGGAGATTATAAACACATCATTACTAAGGAATGGATTTATAATGTTTTCTATGATCGATATACAACATTCAAATCAAAAGATACAAGAGTTGAACTCTTCTTTCCTGTAAATGCGGTTTATTCTAAGGCCTATTTTGAAATCCATGCAAAAGAAGAGATAAAGATCAAAACGAACGGATTAAACCAACTCTCCTCTGTTTATGAAATTGGACCAGAGTATAAGGATTTTAATTTAGGTTATGATTTGTATGTGAAGGTACCCAAAACTCAAGACATAAATTCTGCGGATCTTTATGAAGTTCTTCCTGATGGCTCTGTAAAAAAAATCAAAGGATCTTCATTCAGCTCTTGGGGGCAATTTTTTAAAGTTAGGTTAAGAAAAACTGGGATGTTTGTAGTTCTATCCGATCAAACTCCTCCTAACATTTATTTGCATGAATCTATGGTAAAAACAATTTATCCAAGAGAAGACTTTGCACTACTTTTGAAGGCAAAGGATGTTGGTTCGGGAATTATGCCAGAGGGATTTGATATTACTGTGGATGGAATTAGAGGAAAGGCGGAGTATTTTCCTAAGGATGGACGAGTTGAAATTTTTGAACCGGAATCGCTTTACCTTCCTGGCAAACATACTGTCCTTGCAAGTGTTCGAGACTTCGCTGGAAATTGGAGTTCTACTGTGCGATATGATTATGAAATCGAAAGTCCCCCTGTGCAAGCTGTCGAAATCCCAATCAAAACAGAAACGACAAAAGAGCTAAGTGAAAAGACGCAAAAGACAGAATCTCCGAAAAAAGAAAATAAGGGACCGAAGGTCTCAAAAAAGAAATCTACTCGGTCCCAGACAAAAGTCACGCCACCTACATCCCGATAGCTGCTCCTCCGTCTACTCTTAGAAATGTTCCTGTGATATACGATGCATCATCACTTAAAAAGAATTTTACAGCAGATGCTATCTCTTCTTGTTTTCCAGGTCTCTTTAATGGAATAAAAGCAGGATCCGTGAGTTTCTTTTGAACTTCCTCAGAGAGTCCGCCTGTCATTTCTGTTTGGACATATCCTGGACATACAGCATTCACTAAAACATTTCGTCCTGAAAATTCACGAGCTGCTACCTTTGTGAGTGCAATCACTCCCGCTTTTGAAGTGGAATAATTTGCCTGTCCTGGTTGTCCTGTGAGTCCAGAAACGGAAGAGATATTTACAATTCTACCTGAAGTTGACTTTAACAATAGTTTGCTGGCTGATTTTATCATAAGAAAAACACCCTTACAATTTACATCCATAACAAAGTCAAATTCTTGTTCGCTCATTCGAATGAACAAATTGTCTTTTAATACTCCTGCGTTATTGACTAAAAAATCCAATTTTCCATAAACATCTTTTGTTTTGTTGATCGCAGCATCACAATCCTCTGGTTTGGTTACGTTGCAAGCGACACCGATTGCCTTCACACCGAATTTAGCTTCAACTTCCTTGGCTGCCTCTTCTATTTTTTCTTGGTTTAGGTCTACCAATACTAAACTTGCTCCATGGGAAGCGATACGGTTGGCTATTGCACGACCCAGTCCGATGGGGGATGCGGCACCTGTGACAAGTGCAACTTTACCTTCAAATTCTTTGGACATAATTTCCTCTATTTTCTTTCGATCTTAGCGACAAAGAAAGAGCACAGAACACCGTTCGGCAACTTTAAATTTCAAATTGAACCAGAGCTTTGGAAGGAAACCCTGTCTATATGATTGATCGCTACAGCCATCCAGAAATTTCCGCAATTTGGGAATTAGAGAACAAATTTAAGATTTGGACAGATATCGAAATTTATGCCTGTGAAATCCGAAAGAATCGAGGGGAAATTCCCGCAGAAGATTTTGAGACCATTAAATCCAAGGCAAAATTCAAAGTAGAAGAAATCCTCGAAATAGAATCCAAAGTCCACCATGATGTGATCGCCTACCTAACCAATTTAAATTCCTACATCGGACCGGCTGGTCGCCATGTACATTTTGGTCTTACATCATCTGATGTGGGCGATACAGCGCTCTGTGTACAAATGGTGCAGGCAATGGATCTTTTGATCCAAAGAACAGAAACTCTTTTGGAAACGACAAAACAAAAAGCAAAAGAGTACAAAGACCTTCCTTGTATCGGGCGCTCTCATGGGATTCACGCGGAGCCAATGACTCTCGGATTGAAATTCGCTCTATTCTACGCGGAAATGCAAAGAAACCTTGAAAGGATGAAAGATGCCAAAGAACAAATTGCCGTTGGCAAATTATCTGGGGCTGTCGGCACCTATTCCAATATTGATCTAGAAGTAGAAGCATTTGTTTTGGAAAAGCTTGGCCTGAAAGTAGATCCTATTGCAACTCAAATTATTCCAAGAGATAGACATGCACATTATCTTTCAGTCTTAGGTGTGGTTGCAGCAAGTTTGGATAGAATGGCAACAGAAATACGTCTTCTACAAAAAACAGAAGGCAGAGAAGTGGAAGAACCCTTCGCAAAAGGTCAGAAAGGCTCCTCTGCAATGCCACACAAACGAAATCCTGTCGTTTGTGAAAGGATCTCTGGTATATCTCGCGTAATACGCGCCAATGTAAATGTCGGACTTCAAAATGTAGCTTTGTGGCATGAGCGAGATATTTCCCATTCTTCCGCAGAGAGAATTGTTTTACCTGATTCAACGATCGCACTTGATTACATATTAGAAAAAATGAATTTTGTCTTAAAAGGTTTGCATGTTTATCCTGATGCAATCGATCGAACTCTTAATGTTACTAGAGGACTCATCTTTTCCCAAAAAGTACTACTTTGGCTTATTGAGAAAGGTGGGATTTCCAGAGAAGATGCCTACCTCATCGTCCAAGAAAATGCAATGGCAGTTTGGGCTGATCCCAAAGCTAACTTAAGAGACAAATTGAAGGTGGATCCC harbors:
- a CDS encoding HEAT repeat domain-containing protein encodes the protein MEVASHKTKLGQDIIWSLCLVPFFLFLIDCTSTRPFQLSDVSPKYAEFQNTDLDPNQGKLQQLYTSKNQVYDSFILKANKAISELEFGENVALQGENKKSFGEDIKLEMTAAGYLTESLPQTVEELPDLLSKCRELIKVAPNDFEGPSLGAVTNELTQIETKLKSLSQKSDRIVQSLKNLRSDSSNYTKNRDLTEAKNDKIQSTKQDPIVVDQPVVLQEEKLPEDKKDKPDNKSKIRISKLKKNGKVVGTTKELFKEEIKQVEDELSEEEKRENEYTEKIRSGLVEVFKWEYYKNGRNLEKILLTHPIPRVRSAAALALGRLKTGRLSLQKAIDKDGYQVRPSAYKALSEIGDKRSISYFFEGTRAEDIEVIAASFEGLGKTKDPSGRELLLTNGISSEYVVVVASSLRGLGYHQLNSDIPVFERFLKSAEENELRETAIDALAIHGSREALRVLETEFKEQPNFSERILESIGKNKSLSATFALIRLNESTEDPKLTGYIGELLLKRKAFGKYAFITISDDYLRLEPNERSKAISYVKEKDIAVVLKESPKEYSIRINEEIVTDKYYQLKMESSTPGTRGQYVNGWIFGSKLELIEVKSLGANKEAKYTNLNKKKKHQNIFNPIENKN
- a CDS encoding response regulator, coding for MRVLIVDDNDKYANNLKLFFDTKGIQSVRARDAREGWTVFQSDPNFDVVISDVTMETQTSGLWMMRKIYKSKFPGVMIIASTGFDVAGVMFFSKFILPFFCGLHWMIPKVPLKKGEVQLFPTTLANNLTKPF
- a CDS encoding ABC transporter ATP-binding protein, which encodes MKYFLRLMSYSLHYRNRFLLGLVFALLTAILNGISLTSLVPLFDSLGGDSTKRLHFELTNQEKTILVEEIYMGEEFLDGLDRIKRVIISIKLRLNFLTKDMNPREIVWAVCIAVFPLYLLKMLTYLISVFCIATAGYRAVRDIRQELFEKVQRLPLTYFYKEKTGLIMSRVINDAEIVAAVISSNFRDATINFFYVITHLLILIYMNTELLVLACITIPLVILPVTLFTRKISTSTTRLQEKLADLNGHIQEFISGIKVIRTFRQEVSEIKKFTHINDRVFKRNFKGQFYLQLAPSLVELTSSIVVLGYFALGAKFIYSGKFSQGEFMTFLLIILFLLRPLTQLSQMVGKITQANAAGKRIFELIDRESDIEEETNKIDLTEIKQGILFENLHFSYPGTNQEILKGINLDIKLGDSYAFVGTSGSGKSTLMDMIPRFFDPSQGKIAIDGKDIREISLKSLRSKIGIVTQEIFLFHGTVADNIAYGTKASSRKDIIRAARLANAHDFIMKLEKGYDTMIGVRGLDLSGGQRQRLVIARALLRNPEIMILDEATSALDAESERLVTRALERLFKNRTTFIIAHRLSTIRRVKNIVVIEDGEVKEMGDHDSLLEKNGIYRKLYDSQFLDAEVQI
- a CDS encoding anthranilate synthase component II, coding for MILLIDNYDSFTYILYQYISEFIQVQVIKNDDPLPPLETVSAVVLSPGPGLPKSSGLLMQHIQALLGKKPLLGVCLGHQAIAEAFGAHLEQSREIFHGRVSKIQHAGNEIFKGIPNPIQVNRYHSWIVSKNNFPKELKITAETEDGFIMGFSSMNLENVYGIQFHPESILTEYGKEMIGNFCELVSK
- a CDS encoding acyl-CoA dehydrogenase family protein codes for the protein MIEFSITDEQKALRDLARDFAKNEMAPKAEYHDHTGEFPKEILKKAHAVGLMNMHIPVEYGGSGLGVLDELIASEELFYACSGMATAILANNLALAPVLLGASDEIMKKFIQPMNDTFTLAAYAVTEPGAGSDVASIRTTAKRVGDDYVINGSKMWITNAGHADWFFVLAKTDPTAGHKGMTGFIVDAKTPGIILGKKEKNMGQRCSDTRGLTFEDVKVHKSQLIGKEGDGFKIAMGAFDQTRPAVAIGAVGVAKAALDHSIRYANTRNAFGKPISVNQGISFMIADMARDIEAGRLLCWQAAWLIDNKMRNTYQASIAKVFCADMAMRVATDAVQIFGGYGFNEEYPVEKLMRDAKIFQIYEGTSQIQRVIISKFLNDGVGIESPNL
- a CDS encoding YebC/PmpR family DNA-binding transcriptional regulator, whose product is MSGHSKWATIRRKKGALDAKRGAIFTRIAKEISVAAKEGGGDVEGNPRLRLAVTKAKAANMPKDNIERAIKKGTGGLEGMVYEECLYECYAPGGVALMVDALTDKKSRTTPEIKSILTKMGGSLANSGAVSRLFERKGQITLKVEQISEEALFDLALGAGAEDIQGSDGIYTILTPPNEYEAVQSALTTKGLTMEESEIKYIPMTTVEVNDKETAEKIIKLIENLEANDDVQSVSANFELGEGIEL